The sequence below is a genomic window from Venturia canescens isolate UGA chromosome 9, ASM1945775v1, whole genome shotgun sequence.
AGTGTCGATTAGAAGGAACCTCactatttaaatattttgtgaatttccaaaattttaaataatcattAGGGAAGTCTAATTTGAATATTGTGTAGCTTAACGTTAtacgaatacaaatttttattgattattacATCTTATTTTGTTGTATCCATACCTTCATTCATTTTGCTTTACTGACTCGTTTGAAATTCAAGTTTCCACAATCAATATTTggatgatataaaaaaaatatttacaatttgaGTTTCATGAATATCGAAAAGTTCTCAACGTCTGTTTTTGTTTGCAATCCTCCTATTTTCCGTCTAATCGaaaacgttttttgttttcacaatACTTTGTTACTGATTTGGATTCGAAATATTGTCGATTgtttaaatgaaaattgacaGGGGTTGACAAAAATGATTTGACGTGAAAAAACTGCTGGATAATTTATTTCCATCGGTATATCAAACAGTGATAGTATCAGCTCACCTCGAGATATTCCGTGGACAACGATATTAATGTTTAAATTCTACGTTGGCTAGTGGGAAATAATTAAAAACGCGTTACTatacaatgaaaataaacataAGATTTATTAATCATGATGCGAAATTAGTACACGATCATTTTCTgtgtgaagaagaaaaaacatttttttcctgaatTACGATCTTCTGtagttgaaaatattccgAAACTGCTTCGGAAAGAGGTCACCACAAATGACATTTATTCTCTGGATTCATTCGGCTACCTAAACCGCATCcgaaatctttcgaaaattcttctaTGTTTGATATCGGCCCATTAACTCGAAATTTATTTGGAGCATGTTCGTCAATGTAGAGAAGACTTTTCATAAATGGCGCTCGATATTTCGCACACCAGGAATTAGCCATTGCAATCCAAAACATTTGATTGGCCGAATAATTCAGTCCAGGCAAACGTTGTTCTGGAAGACTTGTATTTGCCCATTTAGCGTAGGCACGACGAGCCGTCTTTGCTCCGGTGTAATCGGCTATATTCTCACCTACAGTCGAATAACCGTTtacctagaaaaaaaaaacaaatgtagTTTCAGCATGATTTGGTAAATCGGTGATGAAATATGAGTCACATTCAATGAGAAATACGGCCAGCACAgtcattcaaaatttcattttcatctcgACATTTGCCTCGAGAAATTGGATGAGATGACAATATTATGAAAACTGGATACAGGAAAGTTTTAGTTGTTGAAAGTTTAATGTTTATAaatgggaaaatttcaaaatgctaTGTTGAAAGTCGAAAATATTATTCTGAAAAGCATAGAATGCGGAAAAATACGTGGCGTATttcaaaatatgagaaaattcaatttatgagagaaaaagggaacGGTTCGGATTTCATTCCGAAGCAAGGAGCAGCAACTTTTGGTTTCCTTTTTTGCTGTCGAAAACGTGCCcttatcgtatttttttaatgccaCTAGGATGAAAGTATAATCTCCAAGTGTAGGagtatattaaaaatatacCGTTTgaaatactcacgtgggtTTTGAAGCCGTCGATAGTATAATTTTCATACTGATCAATAAAGCACTGAACACGGTCCATATAGTTCTTTTTACTTGTCAAATTAGACCATTGCTTTAATTTTCCATTCGGGTCATAATTTATGCTCATGGCATCGAGACTATGTCCTGATTCGTGACCTAATCTGTCTGAATAAGCCCCGTAATTCAGATACTTCGGTCGATCGATGTCGTAAAAGAATCCAGGTACCCATCCAATACTTATTGCTGTTTGAGTAAAGCGTTAAAAAGTTGATGAAAGGCCATTTTTAcgagatttaaaaaactgtGACGCGCGTTGTGAAAAGAAATGCAGTAAAATCCAATATAGGGGCTCTCACAAAGACCGCTTATTGCAACTTTGTCATAAATGTCACTCAATAGATTCGATACTTGACAGGTTCAtgtttttttgcttcgttACATCGTTGTGAATTGTAAGGAGAATTTAATGTGGAAGACAACCTAATAGCACAATAACTTACCTAAATAATTGTACAAAGGCTCGTATTCGGTAGAAAACCAGGATTTTCCACAGAAACTCCGGTTCAAAGGAGGGAAAGGAATGTTGACATTTAAAGGTTGAAAATAATAGAATTTGCCTACAAGTTCGGAAGATTCCCAAAACGAACTGTTTGACAATTCAAGGCCACTATAAAAAGCCTCGAGTTCGTCATCGGTTATCGGTTCCTGACAAAGAATCACATTGCTTTCCATCTTTGACactttttcaacaaattttttcctcgtttcgtCATCCAGCCATTCAACCTAAAAACGAGGCATACACAAATCAACTAATAGTTAATGGAAACATAATCACGATTCAATTAACAACAACAAATTCCACTCAATATTATCCTAATAGTGAGCGATAGTCTCAAACCTTTTGTACGAGTTCCAAAAATTGTTCTTTTATGTTGCCAAGCATTGCGACGACGTCATCGACGGAACTTTGGCTTATGTATTTTCTCTGGTACAAAGCAAACAGAGCGAGTCCCAAAGAGTTTTGAGTTTTTGTAACGCACGTTTCTGTTTCTGCTCCCCTAAGGACCCGCTTGAGACTTAAATAAATATCTTTTAAGTGAAAAGGGTATGAAAAGGATGGAATATTTCCTGCTACAGTTCTCCATGCTGACAAATTCGCTAAAGCTCGTTTTGGCTTGGTAGATAACCATTTAATCGCTCTATCGAGCGTTTCCTCGTCGAATTCCAACTGTATGGTACTATTAGCATCGAAGTTGGAtaggtttgaaaaaattatgggATACTTTTTCGCTAGCTCTCCATACAGTACTTTTGAATAATGGTAGGATATATCGGGATCGTCTTGCTTGGTCAATACTTTCTGTATTCAATCAAACATTATTAATTATTAGTACGACTCTTGACACTGTGTGACATTTCCATTTCTTAGTATATTGGATTGATGGGTGAGTTAAAAGGTTCAACGATATCCGATTTGAGGACCACACGGTTTCAAAGTTAGCAATGGCTTATTCACGAAATGTAATTCTCAAAATCTAGTATCAAGAAATTTATCTTGCTTTCTGTTATCCATAATATTCTTACATTTCATTCCGATGagcaattgataaaaaattatttcaaaaaatgttcgttgttGCATTTTCTCGACCTAGTGTAGGTACTCgtactatatttttttttctcagaattcGACTTTTAAAAATCCAGAAATTCCGAAAACGTGGTAGCTGCTTTTGTATTCACAATTTCGTCATTGACCCATCAATCATTCACATTCGAAACTGCATCTCAAAGCTCGTACGTACCTGATAAAGTTCTATTTCCAACGATAAAGTTTCGTTGAGGTCAGTTTTTGCTTTCGTCTCGTTACAACCGAAATAAACTGCAACGTTGATCATGTACTGATAATAAGCTTGAACAACTTCATTCGAAAAACCTTCCCTTAAATAATGCCTGTTAAGCGGTGGATTACGTTCGCCGAGCTATATAATCCCAGCataaaattaattatcatgcaacaattatttttatttcattagaagaaaaactttctgatttttcaccatttttacgTACATGGAAAATGATGTCTATTTGATTCTCCATATCGAAATCATGTTTAATGTAAAATagggatgaaaatgaaaaggaataaCTGAAATTCGTCATGTTCCAACTTTCGAGTTCCTTGAGTGGCCATCCAttcttttttgtaattttgtcCATTGTTGATTTTAATCGCACAGTGTCATTCCCCCCCCAACTTGGTGCTACGGATTAaaccattcattttttttac
It includes:
- the LOC122416131 gene encoding neprilysin-2-like, translated to MECNQTMIFLLCTLYVCVTIASGKNIATKIKTSDEDDTEPRASGNLCLTPACIHSASRILMSMNSSVSPCDDFYEFTCGNYANSVPLTLDEFQMDAHVEADKIMISRLQQLIEEIDVTNSPKHFRLVKTYYEQCLNDPPSWGGNDTVRLKSTMDKITKKNGWPLKELESWNMTNFSYSFSFSSLFYIKHDFDMENQIDIIFHLGERNPPLNRHYLREGFSNEVVQAYYQYMINVAVYFGCNETKAKTDLNETLSLEIELYQKVLTKQDDPDISYHYSKVLYGELAKKYPIIFSNLSNFDANSTIQLEFDEETLDRAIKWLSTKPKRALANLSAWRTVAGNIPSFSYPFHLKDIYLSLKRVLRGAETETCVTKTQNSLGLALFALYQRKYISQSSVDDVVAMLGNIKEQFLELVQKVEWLDDETRKKFVEKVSKMESNVILCQEPITDDELEAFYSGLELSNSSFWESSELVGKFYYFQPLNVNIPFPPLNRSFCGKSWFSTEYEPLYNYLAISIGWVPGFFYDIDRPKYLNYGAYSDRLGHESGHSLDAMSINYDPNGKLKQWSNLTSKKNYMDRVQCFIDQYENYTIDGFKTHVNGYSTVGENIADYTGAKTARRAYAKWANTSLPEQRLPGLNYSANQMFWIAMANSWCAKYRAPFMKSLLYIDEHAPNKFRVNGPISNIEEFSKDFGCGLGSRMNPENKCHLW